TAGACGGCGGACGTGCAGGCCGCGGCGAAGGCGACCAGGAGCAGTTGGAACCAGTAGAAGAACGGGATGCCGGCGAGCCGGGGTTCGTCCCGGTTGAAGGTGAAGGTGAGCAGCGGCGCGATCGCCGCCGGGGCGAGCAGCCAGTTCCAGGGGCTGCGGTCGCGTCTCGCGGGTGAGGGTTCGGCGGACGAGGAGTCCGAGGTGGCCGTGACCACGCTTCCTCCGTCGGGTCAGAGGGCGGCAAGTGACGTCAAACAAAGTGAACGATCGATCGGGCAATGTCAAGAGTCCTCAATTCCCCATACCGGGCAGCACTCTTGAGTAACTGATGGTACGTTCGGTCAGTTATATCGTCGTCACCGGCTGTGAGAAGAGAGTGAAAGCCATGGCTGTTTCGCGCACGGCGGCAGGTGTCAGCAGCGGCATCGTCACCGGCCTGGCCTGGGGCTGCATGTTCGCCGTCGCCAAGTCCGCGTACGGGCACCTGGACCCGTTCCACCTGACGGCGGTCCGGTTCGTGCTGGCCGCCGCCATCTTCTGCGTCCTGCTGCTGGTCCGGGAGGGGCGCGCCGCCTTCGCCTTCGAGGGACGGCTGGGCAGCCTGTGGGTGCTGTCCACGATCGGCTTCGCGGGCTTCAACTTCTGCACCTACGTGGGCCTGGAGAGCATCCCCGCGCAGAGCTCGGCCCTGATCATGGCGACCATGCCGCTGGTGACCGTGCTGGTGATGTGGGGGCGCACCCGCAAGGCGCCGCCGCTGGTCACGCTGGCCCTGGTGCTGACGGCGCTGCTCGGCGTCGCCATGGTGCTGGGCAACGGCAACCCGGCCAAGGTCGTCACCGGCGGCGTCGGCTACGGCGGCCTGCTGACCCTGGTCGGGGTGGCCGGCTGGATCCTCTACACCACCGGCGCCGCCGGCTACCCGTCCTGGTCGCCGCTGCGCTACACCACGCTGACCTGCCTGCTCGGCACCGCCAGCATCGTGGTGATCACCGTCGCCGCCTCGTTCACGGGCTGGATCCCCAACCCCGGCCCGCGCGAGTACCCGGCCGTGTGGTGGCAGATCCTGTACGTGGTGGTCGCCGCGACCACCGTCGCCGCCCTGACCTGGAACACCGCCTTCCGCAACCTCGGGCCGTCGAACGGCGTGCTGTTCATCAACCTCGTCCCGATCACCGCCTTCGTGGTCCAGGCGTTCCGCGGCCACCGGCCGACCCCCTACGAGATCGCCGGGGTCTGCGTCGTCCTGGCCGCCCTGGCCGCCTCCAACCTCTACTCCCGCCGCCGGGCCGCCGCCCAGGCCGCGCAGGCCGCCCCGGCGGCGGCGGCCGAGCCCACCCCGCAGGCCGCCGCGGGCCGGTAGCCGGGCATGACGTCCCGGCCGCCGCGTTCCGACCATGACGTAAGCTGCACGACACCCAACGACCAAGAATCCGGGTGCCGAGCGAGCAGACCGGGCACCACCCCGGTCCGCCGGCCGCACGGCCGGACCTTCACCAGGGGCGCCCACCGCTCTGCCCGGCTCCGCCCCGCAGCCAGACGGATGGAGCCAACATGATCGATCCCCGGACCGACGGTCGCATCCTCCGCGGCAACCAGACCCGACGGACGATCGTGCGCCGGGCCGTCGACATCGCCTCCGTCGAAGGACTGGACGGCCTGTCGATCGGCCGGCTCGCGGCCGACCTGAAGCTCAGCAAGAGCGGCGTGTTCGCCCTCTTCGGCTCGAAGGAGGACCTCCAGCTCGCCGCGGTACGGGCCGCCACGAAGATCTACACCGAGCAGGTGGTGGATCCCTCGATGGAGGTGACGCCCGGACTGGGGCGGGTCTGGACCCTCTGCGAGCGGTGGCTGGACTACTCGGAACAGCGCGTGTTCCCCGGCGGCTGCTTCTTCTTCTCCGCGTCGGCCGAGTTCGACTCCCGGCCCGGACGGGTCCGCGACGCCGTCGCGGACGCCAGCCGGACCTGGCAGCAGATCATGGCGCGGACCATCACCGACGCGGTCCAGATCGGCGACATCACCTCCGGCACCAACAGCGACCAGCTCGCCTACGAGCTGATCGCCCTGCTCGAGGCCGCCAACGGGATCGCCCTGCTGCACGACGACCCCGCCGCCTACGTCCGCTCCAGGATGGCGATCCGCGCCCGGCTCAGCACGGTCTGCACCTCGCCCGCGCTGCTCCCCTAGACCCCGGCGCCCCGGCCGGCCCCACCCCCCTCCGCGGTGGGCGCCGGCCGCTCGCTGCCCGCCAGTTGACGACTTCTGCATGTCGTCAATTGCCAACTTGACGTACCGCCGGCTTCCAGAATTCTCACTGGCGGCCCTTGGCCGCCCCCGGTCACGGATGGTAAAAATGTATGACCGTTCGGTCAGACTTTCGCACCCAGGCTCCCGGAGCAGCAGGGCGGCCTGGTCCGACCGCACCACTGGGGAGAAGCATGGACAGACAGGGTGCGAAACCCCTGCTCGTCCGGGACTACGAGGACCTGGCCAGGGCCCGGCTCCCGGCGGACGTCTGGGACTTCATCAGCGGCGGCAGCGGCACCGAGTCCACCCTGACCGCCAACCGGGCCGCCCTGGAACGGATCCGGCTGCGCCCGCGCGTGCTCACCGACGTCACCGCGTGTGACCCGGGGACCGAACTGCTGGGCGCCAGGATCGCCGCGCCGATCGGGATCGCGCCCATGGCCTACCACCGGCTGGCCTGCCCCGAGGGGGAGACGGCGACGGCCCGGGCCGCCGGGCTGGCCGGCGTCCCGCTGATCGTCAGCATGTTCGCCAGCCGCACCCTCGCGGAGATCGCCGCCGCGGGGTCCGGCCCCCTGTGGCTGCAGCTGTACTGGCTGCGGCAGCGGGAGTTGCTGACCGGGCTCGTCCGCCGCGCGGAGGAGGCCGGCTTCGGCGCGCTGGTGCTCACCGTCGACGCGCCGCGCGTCGGCCGGCGCCTGCGGGACGTCCGCAACGGGTTCGTCCTGCCCCCCGGCGTCCACGCGGCGAACGTGGCCCCCGGAGCGATGGCGGCCTCGCACCGCGCCGCGCCCGACGCCTCGGCGATCGAGCGGCACGCCCGGGAGCAGTTCGACTCCTCGATCACCTGGAAGGACCTGGCGCAGCTCCGCGCGCTCACCACCCTCCCCCTGGTCCTGAAGGGGATCCTGACGGCGGAGGACGCCCGGCTGGCCCTCGACCACGGCGTGGACGCCGTCATCGTCTCCAACCACGGCGGCCGCCAGTTGGACGGCGCGGTGGCGAGCGCACAGGCGCTGCCCGAGATCGCCGCGGCGGTGGGCGGCCGCTGCCGGGTCATCGTCGACGGCGGGATCCGGCACGGCACGGACGTCCTGAAGGTGCTCGCCCTCGGAGCGGACGCCGCACTGGTGGGCCGGCCGGTCCTGTGGGGGCTCGCCCAGGGCGGCGCCCAGGGGGTCTCGGACGTGCTGGGACTGCTCCGGGACGAGCTGGAAGAGGCGATGGCGCTGTCCGGGCGGCCGCGGATCGCGGACGTCGACCGGTCCGCCGTCGTGCTTTAGAAAGAATCCGCCCCGGCCCCGTTCATATATCTCCCGGAATATTTTCTGACCCCCCTTGCGCACCGACCGCCCACCCGCAAGGATGAATTCGTCTTCGTTTTCGAATCGCAATGAAAACCGCCCGGTGATGCGCATTCTCCCGGGCGCCTCCCAGCCAGAACGCCGAAACATTGGCTCGTCCCGTCAGCCCGGCATATCAGGTTTCATGGAGGAATCACAATGCATCGATCGTCTTCACCGGAAGCACCGGGCGATTGGGTCGACCGGTTACTCCTGGCCGGCCCGGAGCAGGATATCTGCCTGGAGTTCGACCGGCCGATTTCCCGGGCCGAGCTGCGTGCATCGGTTTCCGAACGGCAGCGGGCGCTCGCCGGGGCCGGCCTCGCGGCCGGCGGGGCGGTGGCGCTGAGGCTGCCGCCGTCGCTCGCCTGCGTCACCGAACTGCTGGCCGCCTGGCGGCTCGGCGCCCAGGTCGCCCTGCTGGACCACCGGCTCACCGAGCACGAGGTCTCCCGGGCGCTGGAGCGGCTCGCCCCGCAGTTCCTGGTCGAGCCGAGCCGCCCGCCGACCGCCGGCGCCCTGCGCGGCTACCTCTCCGTCGAGGCGCGGATCGTCGCCCTCCCCGGCCGGCCGGCCGACGGCGACCACGTCCTGGTCCAGCTGAGCTCCGGATCGACCGGCCCGTCCAAGGTGATCGGCCGCACGGCGGCCGACCTGGCCGCCGAACTCGGGCGCTACGACCTGATCGAGGGCTTCCCGGGCCGCGGCCACCGGGTCGTGGTGCTGGCCTCGCTGGTGCACGTGCTGGGCCTGGTCGGCGGCCTGCTGCACAGCCTGCACGCGGGTGCCCGGACGGTGGTGCCGGAGCGGTTCAGCGTCGACGGGATCCTCCGCGCGCTGGCGGCCGCCGAGGAGCCCACCACCGTCCTGGGCGTCCCGTTCCACGCCGAGATCCTCGCCTCGGTCGCCGCCCCGCCCCCGCTCCCCTTCCTGACCGGCATGATCACCGGCGGCGAGCCGGTGCGCCAGGAGGTCTGGGAGGCGTTCACCACCCGCTACGGCGCGACGCTGGGCAACATGTACGGCATGACCGAGGCCGGCGTGATCGCCACCGACGTCACCGGCCGGCACCGGCCGGAGCTCGCCGTCGCGCCCGGCATGGAGGTCCGGGTGGAGGCGGGCGAGATCCTGATCGGGCGGCCCGCCTCGCCCTACCTCGGCGCCGCCGGCCCGAGCCGCTGGGCGGACGGGTGGCTGCGCACCCGCGACGCCGGCGCCGTCGACCCCGTGACCGGCCGGCTGGCCGTCCGGGGCCGGCTCGACTCCCAGGTCTCCATCGGCGGCCTCAAGGTCGACCTGGCCGAGGTGGAGCAGACCGTCCGGTCGCTGCCGCAGGTGCGCGAGGCCGTCGTGCTGCACGGCAGCCACATCGAGGCGTACCTCGCCCTCGCCGAGCCGGCCCCGGTGGCCGAGCTGGAAGAGGCCCTCGCGGCCCGGCTCGCGGCCTACAAGCGGCCCCGCCGCCTGCACGTCCTGCCGGACCTGCCCCGCACCGGCACCGGGAAGCTCGTCCGGGACCCGGCGGCGCTGCGCGCGGCCGCCGGACAGCCCGCCTCCTGACTCCCCCTCCTCCCCCGCGCCCCGGCGGCCCGCCGCCCCGGTTCGCACCGCTCCGCACCCGTCCGCATCCTTCGTGTACATGACAAGGAGTCCCCATGAGCGCCGACATCAACCGGTTCATCGTGAAGAGCCTGGCCGAGATGAACTACGACACCTCCGAGATCTCCGACGAGACCCCGCTCGGCCCGTCCGGCCTCGACCTGGAGTCGCTCGCCCTCGCCGAGATCGCCATCCAGGTCGAGGACGAGTACGGCGTGCGGATCGACGAGGACGAGACCGAGCAGCTGGCCCTGATGACCCTCGGCGAGCTCGCCGCCGAGATCGCCCGCCGGGCCTCGCTCATCCAGGCCGGGGGCAAGTGAGCATGGGCCGGCCCCCGCGCATCGACCGCACCGAGGTGCTCGCGCTGCTCGCCACCTACCGCGAGCGGGCGGCGCAGGACGGGGTCGAGCAGATCGACTCGCTGGAGCTCGCCTGGCTGATCCACCAGGTCGAGCAGCGCTACCAGGTCCAGCTCGACCTCGGCGACGACCAGCTCGTCCGGATGGCCACCGTGCCCGGCGCGGTCGGCGTCCTGGACGAGCAACTGCAGGAGTGCGGCCATGGCTGACCCCGTCCCCGACCTCGAACCCGTGATCACCGGCCTGTCGGCGCTCTCCGCCTGCGGCCGGGGCGCCGAGGTCCTGTACGAGCGGGCGGCGGCCGGCGAGCCGGCCTTCGGGCCGGTGACCCGGTTCGACGTCAGCCGGTTCCGGGCCGGCGCCGCCGCCCAGCTGCCCGGGAACCCGGTCCTCGCCGACGAACTGGCCGCGGTGACCGAGGAGGCCTGCACCGCCGCCCGGCTGTCGGCCGGGCAGCGGGCCGGCAGCCGGCTGCTGCTGGCCGGCCACACCGACCCGGCCGCCGCCCGGCTGCCCGCCGCCGACCGGGCCCGGCGCACCCCGGCCGCCGACGCCCGGACCCTCGCCGACCGCTGCGGGCTGCGGGCCGGCCACCGCGCCTACACCACGGCGTGCGTGGCCGGGAGCACCGCCGTCGCGGACGCCGCCGCGGCGATCCGCACCGGCTCCGCCGAACGCGTCGTGGTCGCGGCCGGCTACCTGGTCGACGAGGAGCACTTCGCGCTGTTCGACGCCGGACGGGCGCTCGCCCCCGACGGGCGGGTGCGGCCGTTCAGCGCGGGCCGCCAGGGCATGGTGCTCGGCGACGGCGTGGCCGCCGTGGTGCTGGAGTCGGCCGCCGCGGCCCGCCGCCGCGGCGCCCCGGTGCTGGCCCGGCTCGCGGGCTGGGGCCGGGCCGGCGACGCCCACCACGTCAGCCAGCCGCACCCGCAGGGCACCGGGCTCGCCCGGGCCGTCCGCAACGCCCTGCACCGGGCCGGCCGGCGGCCCGAGGACATCGGCTACGTCAACGCGCACGGCACCGGCACGGCGGCCAGCGACGCGGCCGAGACCGTCGGCCTCCGGGCGGCGCTCGGCGACCGGGCCGCGCTCGTCCCGGTGAGCTCGTCCAAGTCGGTGCACGGCCACACCCTGGAGTCCTCCGGACTGCTCGAACTCGTCGTCACCGTCGGCACGTTGCGGGCCGGCCGGCTGCCCGTCAACGCCGGCTACCTGGGGGCCGACGAGCGCTGCGGGCTCAACCTGGTGACCGAAGGCCCGCACCGGGCCGCCCCCCGCTACGCGCTGAGCCTGAACGCCGCCTTCGGCGGGGCCAACACCGCGCTCCTGGTCGGTGCCGCGTGAGCCCGACCGCCCACCGGGCCGGGGCCGCCGCCGACAGCCCGGCCACCCGGCAGGCCGGGGCCACCGCCGACCACCTGACGGCCCGTCGGGCCGGGGCCGCCGCCAACACCGTCCGGGCCCGGGCCGCCTGGCCCGAGCCCGGCGAGACCGGGGCGCCCGCCATGCCCGCCGGGTTCATCGCCTCGACCTTCCCCGCCCTGGTCGCCACTGTCGCCGACCGCTGCCTGCGGCGCGGCTACGGCGAGCCGGGCGCTCCCGCCGCCGGGGGCGGGGAGCGGCGCACCGCCGTCGTGCTGGTCAGCGAGCGCGGCGACCAGGGCACCCTCGATGCGGTCGCCGCCGCGGTGGACGGCGGCCGCCGGATGCAGCCGCTGCTGTTCTTCCAGTCCGTGCCCAACGCCGTGCTCGGCTGGGTCGCGGCCCGCTGGGCGCTGGTCGGCCCCGTGGTGTGCGTCAGCCCGGGCGGCGACCCGGCCGCCGAGGGCCTGGAGCTGGCCGACCTGCTGATCGAGGACGGCGACGCGGACGACGTGCTGCTGCTCCTGGCCGACCAGGCCGCCGGGCCCGACCACCCGGACCGCGCGACCGCGTTTCTGATCACCCGACCGTCGTGAGCAGGCCCGGAAGGGTCCTGACCCAGGAGATGACATGAGCCTACGCACGATCCGCGCCGAGCTCGCGGCGGACCCGCAGCTCGGGACCGGCAACGTCCTCACCACGCTCGTCGCCCGCGGCGAGGGGCTCGACGAGCCGTCGCTCACCTTCGACACCGACGTCGACGGCCACCCGGCGCTGCACGCCCTGACCCTGCGCGAGCTCGACCAGCGGGTCGCCGCCCGGGCCGCCGCGCTGCACGCGCTCGGCATCCAGCCCCGGGACCCGGTCGCCGTCCAGGTCACCGCCGGTGCCGACCAGGTCCTCAACTTCCTGGCGCTGGCCCGGCTCGGCGCCATCCCGGCACTGGTCAACGGCAGGCTCCCGGCGGAGCCCGCCGCCGAGTTCATCCGCCGGCTGCGGGCCGCCGCCCTGCTGACCGACGCCGCGCACCGCACGGCCTTCGGCGACCGGGACCTCGGCGTCCCGCAGGTGATCGACGTCGCCGGGCTCGGCGCCGGCGACCCGGCCGCGGCCCCCGCCCCGTTCCGCCACCGCCCCGGCGACCCCGCCGTCATCACCCACTCCTCCGGCACCACCGGCCTGCCGAAGGCCGTGGCGCACTCGCACGCCAGCCTGTTCGCGTCCGTCCGCCACCGGCTCACCCTGCCCCGGGCCCAGGGCGTCGAACGGCTGCTCGGCGCGCTGCCCCCCGCGCACGCCGCCACCGTCATCGCCGTCAACCTGGCGCTGGCCAACCGGTCCGAGCTGCTGGTGCTCTCCGAGCCGAGCGGGACGACCGTGCTGGCGGCGATCGAGGGCTGGCGCCCCACCGGCGTGCTCGGCTTCGCCGCCATCTGGTCGGAGCTCGCCGCCGTCGACCTGACCACCCGCGAGACGGACTCCGTCCAGCTCTGGTGGAACACCGGCGACTGCGCCCACGAGGCCCACATCCGGCGGCTCGTCGCGGTCGGCAGCCGCCGGGTGGCCGCCCGCGGCGGCGGCCGGGTCCAGCCGGGCTCGGTGTTCATCGACGGCCTGGGCTCGACCGAGATGGGCCACTCGCAGTTCTTCATCACCCACACCCCGGAGACCGAGCGCTACGGGCGGTGCATCGGCAAGCCGCACACCTTCTCCGACGTCGCGGTGCTGGACGAGGCCGGCGAGCCGCTCGGCGTCGGCGAGGTCGGGCAGCTCGGGGTCAACGCGCCGACCCTGGCCCTCGGGTACTGGAACGACTCGGTCACCACCTGGCGCACCCGGCTGAACGACTACTTCCTCACCGGCGACCTGGTCTACCGGGACGAGGCCGGCTACTACTACCACGTCGACCGGATGGTCGACTCGGTCGACCTGGGCGGCGGCCGGCGGCTGTTCACCGCCGCCTGCGAGGAACGGGTGCTCGCCGCCCTGCCCGACGTGCTGGAGTGCACCGTGGTCGCGGTCGCCGGACCCGCCGGCGCCGACAGCCACGTACTGCTGGTGCTCACCGCGGACGCCGACCCTGCCGTCGACCGGACCGCCGCGGTGCTCGCCGCGCTGGAGGAGCACGTCGCGGCGACCGTCCGCGGCGTCGTCGTGGTGGACCCGGACCGGCTCCCGCTCGGCCCGACCGGCAAGGTCCGCAAGCTGCTGCTGCGCGAGCGCTACCTCGCCGGGCAGCTGCTCGCCCCGACGGGCGGTGCCGCATGAGCGAGGACCGCCGTCCCCGGGCCGTGGTCACCGGCATCGGGCTGATCAGCTCGCTCGGCCGCGGCGCCACCCGGACGTTCGAGGCCCTGTGCGCCGGCCACTCCGGCCTGCGCCGCCCGGGCGAGCAGCACCCGGTGGCCGGTTCGGTCGACGTCGCGGGCATCGCCCCCGGGCTGGAGGCGGCCGCCCTGCTGCCGCCCAGCGAGGGCCGGTTCGTGGACCGCTACGCGCTGCTGGCCCTGGCCGCCGCGGACGACGCGCTCGCCGACGCCGGCCTGGTGGTCGGCCGGGACGCGGACCCCTGGCGCACCGGCGTGGTGGTCTCCAGCGGCGGCGGCGGCCTGGAGACGTACGAGGAGCAGGCCCGCGGCCGGCACGCCCGCGGCCGCACCGCCGTCAGCCCCTACCTGCTGCCCGGCATGCTGCCCAACATGGCGGCCGCCAGGATCGCCATCAAGCACGGCATCCGCGGGCACAGCGCGGCGATCGCCACGGCCTGCGCGGCCGGGGCGCAGTCCGTCGCGGAGGCGCTGCGGCTGATCCGCGGCGGGGAGGCGGACGTGGTGGTCTGCGGCGGCTCGGACGCGCCGCTGCACCCCACGATCGCCGAGGCGTTCGGCAACGCCCGGGCGCTCGCCCACGGCTTCGCCGACCCGCGCGAGGCCAGCCGGCCCTTCGACACCCGGCGCAACGGCTTCGTCCTCGCCGAGGGCGCCGGCGTGCTGGTGGTGGAGCGGGCCGAGCACGCCGCGGCCCGCGGCGCCGCCGCCTACGCCGAGCTGCTCGGCTGGGGCGCCACCACGGACGCCTACCGGCCGACCACCCCGCGCCCGGACGGCGAGGGCGCGGTGGAGTGCATGCGCCGCGCCCTCGCCGACGCCGGGCTGTCCCCGGCCGACGTCGGCTACGTCAACGCGCACGGCACCGGTACCAAGCTCGGCGACGTCGCCGAGGCGAAGGCGATCCGGGAGGTGTTCGGCCCGCACTCGCCGGCCGTCGGCGCGACCAAGTCGATGACCGGCCACCTGCTGGGCGGCGCCGGCGCGGTGGAGGCGGCCATCACCGCCCTGGCCCTGGCCACCGAGGCGCTGCCGGCCACCCGCAACCTGGACACCGTCGACCCGGCCTGCGAGCTGGACCACATCCGCGGCAAGGCCCGGCTGACCCGGGTCAGCGCCGCCGTGTCCAACTCCTTCGCGTTCGGCGGGCACAACCTCGCCCTGGTGCTCGGCCCGGTCGAGGGCCGGGCCAAGGCCCTGGGCGAGGCGGGCCGGGACCGATGAGCGACGGCCGCGACGCCCCACCGGCCCCGCCGGCCCACCAGTTCTGGTGGCTGCACGACGCCCGCTGGTACCAGGGCGTGCTGAAGCGCTTCGGCCAGGACGCCGCCAACGAGATCAACGCCGAGGCGATCAAGTTCGTCGCCCGCCGGGCCGCCATGTGGTACCGCCGGCAGTCCGGGACGAAGTTCGACGAGATCCCGATGAAGGAGTTCGTCGAGCTCTTCGGCAACGTCCCGCCGCTGATGTGGACCGACGACATGTACGTCGCCGACCAGGTCCACCTCGGCGAGGAGGAGTGGGAGAGCGTCGTCCACTTCAACTACGCGCTGAAGATGCTCAGGGCCGCCCGGGCCCTGGACGGCTACGAGTGCCCGTGCCTGGAAATGCGCCAGGGCTGGTTCGAGGGACTGGGCGTGTCGGTGTGCGACAGCCGGGTCGAATGCCTGCGGACCGGCGGCGAGGCCTGCCGGTTCCTGGCCGTGCGGAACGGCCGGTCCGGAAAGACCGCGGAGTGACCGAGAATTCCCATCCGATTCATCCGACGTTGAGGGACGCATGGAAATCCAAGGAATAGACCACGTGGAATTCTACGTGGGCGACGCGCAGCAGTCCGCCTTCTACCTGTGCACCGCACTGGGATTCCGCCTGTGCGGGGAGACCGAGCCCACCGACCACCGCTCGCTGCTGCTCCGCCAGGGCGGCATCCAGGTGGTCCTCACCTCCGCGCTGTCCGAGCACCACCCGGCCGCCGAGTTCGTGCGGCGCCACGGCGACGGGGTCGCGGTGATCGCCCTGGAGACCGCCTCGGCCGCCGCCGCGTACGACACCGCCGTGGCGGCCGGCGCGGCCCCGCTCGCCGAGCCCGCCGTGTACGAGCACGAGGGGGCCCGGGTGGTCACCGCCGAGGTGGCGGCGTTCGGCGACGTGGTGCACCGCTTCGTCGAGAGACACTGCGGGCCCGAGGAGTTCCTGCCCGGCGTGATGAACGTGCTCGCCCCGGACCCGGAGCCCGGCGACGAACTGCTCAGCACCGTCGACCACTTCGCGGTCTGCCTGCCGGCCGGCGGGCTGCGGCCGACCGTCGAGCACTACCAGCGGGTCTTCGGCTTCCGGCAGATCTTCGAGGAGTTCATCGAGGTCGGCGACCAGGCGATGGACTCCAAGGTGGTGCAGAGCCCGTCCGGGCAGGTGACGCTGACCCTGATCGAGCCGGTCACCTCCAAGCGGCCGGGGCAGATCGACGAGTTCCTGGCCCGCCACAACGGCGCCGGCGTCCAGCACATGGCGCTGCTCACCGACGACATCGTCAGCACGGTCCGGACCCTGACCGGACGCGGCGTCACCTTCCTGCGCACCCCCGCCAGTTACTACGACCTGCTGGAGGAGCGGCTCGGCGAGCCCGAGGTGCGGATCGAGGAGCTGCGCGAGACCAACGTCCTGGTCGACCAGGACCACCACGGGCAGCTGTTCCAGATCTTCACCCGCTCCATGCACGTCCGCCGGACGTACTTCATGGAGGTCATCGACCGCCACGGCGCCCGGACCTTCGGCAGCGGCAACATCAAGGCCC
Above is a genomic segment from Kitasatospora cineracea containing:
- a CDS encoding DUF3311 domain-containing protein, which translates into the protein MVTATSDSSSAEPSPARRDRSPWNWLLAPAAIAPLLTFTFNRDEPRLAGIPFFYWFQLLLVAFAAACTSAVYLATRRGGASDEA
- a CDS encoding DMT family transporter — encoded protein: MAVSRTAAGVSSGIVTGLAWGCMFAVAKSAYGHLDPFHLTAVRFVLAAAIFCVLLLVREGRAAFAFEGRLGSLWVLSTIGFAGFNFCTYVGLESIPAQSSALIMATMPLVTVLVMWGRTRKAPPLVTLALVLTALLGVAMVLGNGNPAKVVTGGVGYGGLLTLVGVAGWILYTTGAAGYPSWSPLRYTTLTCLLGTASIVVITVAASFTGWIPNPGPREYPAVWWQILYVVVAATTVAALTWNTAFRNLGPSNGVLFINLVPITAFVVQAFRGHRPTPYEIAGVCVVLAALAASNLYSRRRAAAQAAQAAPAAAAEPTPQAAAGR
- a CDS encoding TetR/AcrR family transcriptional regulator, with protein sequence MIDPRTDGRILRGNQTRRTIVRRAVDIASVEGLDGLSIGRLAADLKLSKSGVFALFGSKEDLQLAAVRAATKIYTEQVVDPSMEVTPGLGRVWTLCERWLDYSEQRVFPGGCFFFSASAEFDSRPGRVRDAVADASRTWQQIMARTITDAVQIGDITSGTNSDQLAYELIALLEAANGIALLHDDPAAYVRSRMAIRARLSTVCTSPALLP
- a CDS encoding alpha-hydroxy acid oxidase, translated to MDRQGAKPLLVRDYEDLARARLPADVWDFISGGSGTESTLTANRAALERIRLRPRVLTDVTACDPGTELLGARIAAPIGIAPMAYHRLACPEGETATARAAGLAGVPLIVSMFASRTLAEIAAAGSGPLWLQLYWLRQRELLTGLVRRAEEAGFGALVLTVDAPRVGRRLRDVRNGFVLPPGVHAANVAPGAMAASHRAAPDASAIERHAREQFDSSITWKDLAQLRALTTLPLVLKGILTAEDARLALDHGVDAVIVSNHGGRQLDGAVASAQALPEIAAAVGGRCRVIVDGGIRHGTDVLKVLALGADAALVGRPVLWGLAQGGAQGVSDVLGLLRDELEEAMALSGRPRIADVDRSAVVL
- a CDS encoding class I adenylate-forming enzyme family protein, with protein sequence MHRSSSPEAPGDWVDRLLLAGPEQDICLEFDRPISRAELRASVSERQRALAGAGLAAGGAVALRLPPSLACVTELLAAWRLGAQVALLDHRLTEHEVSRALERLAPQFLVEPSRPPTAGALRGYLSVEARIVALPGRPADGDHVLVQLSSGSTGPSKVIGRTAADLAAELGRYDLIEGFPGRGHRVVVLASLVHVLGLVGGLLHSLHAGARTVVPERFSVDGILRALAAAEEPTTVLGVPFHAEILASVAAPPPLPFLTGMITGGEPVRQEVWEAFTTRYGATLGNMYGMTEAGVIATDVTGRHRPELAVAPGMEVRVEAGEILIGRPASPYLGAAGPSRWADGWLRTRDAGAVDPVTGRLAVRGRLDSQVSIGGLKVDLAEVEQTVRSLPQVREAVVLHGSHIEAYLALAEPAPVAELEEALAARLAAYKRPRRLHVLPDLPRTGTGKLVRDPAALRAAAGQPAS
- a CDS encoding acyl carrier protein, whose translation is MSADINRFIVKSLAEMNYDTSEISDETPLGPSGLDLESLALAEIAIQVEDEYGVRIDEDETEQLALMTLGELAAEIARRASLIQAGGK
- a CDS encoding beta-ketoacyl-[acyl-carrier-protein] synthase family protein gives rise to the protein MADPVPDLEPVITGLSALSACGRGAEVLYERAAAGEPAFGPVTRFDVSRFRAGAAAQLPGNPVLADELAAVTEEACTAARLSAGQRAGSRLLLAGHTDPAAARLPAADRARRTPAADARTLADRCGLRAGHRAYTTACVAGSTAVADAAAAIRTGSAERVVVAAGYLVDEEHFALFDAGRALAPDGRVRPFSAGRQGMVLGDGVAAVVLESAAAARRRGAPVLARLAGWGRAGDAHHVSQPHPQGTGLARAVRNALHRAGRRPEDIGYVNAHGTGTAASDAAETVGLRAALGDRAALVPVSSSKSVHGHTLESSGLLELVVTVGTLRAGRLPVNAGYLGADERCGLNLVTEGPHRAAPRYALSLNAAFGGANTALLVGAA
- a CDS encoding class I adenylate-forming enzyme family protein, which gives rise to MSLRTIRAELAADPQLGTGNVLTTLVARGEGLDEPSLTFDTDVDGHPALHALTLRELDQRVAARAAALHALGIQPRDPVAVQVTAGADQVLNFLALARLGAIPALVNGRLPAEPAAEFIRRLRAAALLTDAAHRTAFGDRDLGVPQVIDVAGLGAGDPAAAPAPFRHRPGDPAVITHSSGTTGLPKAVAHSHASLFASVRHRLTLPRAQGVERLLGALPPAHAATVIAVNLALANRSELLVLSEPSGTTVLAAIEGWRPTGVLGFAAIWSELAAVDLTTRETDSVQLWWNTGDCAHEAHIRRLVAVGSRRVAARGGGRVQPGSVFIDGLGSTEMGHSQFFITHTPETERYGRCIGKPHTFSDVAVLDEAGEPLGVGEVGQLGVNAPTLALGYWNDSVTTWRTRLNDYFLTGDLVYRDEAGYYYHVDRMVDSVDLGGGRRLFTAACEERVLAALPDVLECTVVAVAGPAGADSHVLLVLTADADPAVDRTAAVLAALEEHVAATVRGVVVVDPDRLPLGPTGKVRKLLLRERYLAGQLLAPTGGAA
- a CDS encoding beta-ketoacyl-[acyl-carrier-protein] synthase family protein, with translation MSEDRRPRAVVTGIGLISSLGRGATRTFEALCAGHSGLRRPGEQHPVAGSVDVAGIAPGLEAAALLPPSEGRFVDRYALLALAAADDALADAGLVVGRDADPWRTGVVVSSGGGGLETYEEQARGRHARGRTAVSPYLLPGMLPNMAAARIAIKHGIRGHSAAIATACAAGAQSVAEALRLIRGGEADVVVCGGSDAPLHPTIAEAFGNARALAHGFADPREASRPFDTRRNGFVLAEGAGVLVVERAEHAAARGAAAYAELLGWGATTDAYRPTTPRPDGEGAVECMRRALADAGLSPADVGYVNAHGTGTKLGDVAEAKAIREVFGPHSPAVGATKSMTGHLLGGAGAVEAAITALALATEALPATRNLDTVDPACELDHIRGKARLTRVSAAVSNSFAFGGHNLALVLGPVEGRAKALGEAGRDR
- the hppD gene encoding 4-hydroxyphenylpyruvate dioxygenase is translated as MEIQGIDHVEFYVGDAQQSAFYLCTALGFRLCGETEPTDHRSLLLRQGGIQVVLTSALSEHHPAAEFVRRHGDGVAVIALETASAAAAYDTAVAAGAAPLAEPAVYEHEGARVVTAEVAAFGDVVHRFVERHCGPEEFLPGVMNVLAPDPEPGDELLSTVDHFAVCLPAGGLRPTVEHYQRVFGFRQIFEEFIEVGDQAMDSKVVQSPSGQVTLTLIEPVTSKRPGQIDEFLARHNGAGVQHMALLTDDIVSTVRTLTGRGVTFLRTPASYYDLLEERLGEPEVRIEELRETNVLVDQDHHGQLFQIFTRSMHVRRTYFMEVIDRHGARTFGSGNIKALYEAVEREKVTS